A stretch of the Actinotalea sp. JY-7876 genome encodes the following:
- a CDS encoding sugar ABC transporter permease, with amino-acid sequence MSTGTWTTAGVVGRRPVGAPVGPPPLGWRDREPGSLPVVVGLVVLALVFQAFNSNFLSSDNLVNLTLQSATTGVIALGVVLVLLVGQIDLSVGAVSGLAAAVVAVGFVQAGWPLWVAVLVAVALGAAVGAGYGWLFTRLGVPSFVITLAGLLVCVGLQVRVLGTTGSINLPYESWLVRFSQQTFLAPATSYALAALVVAGYAATLLVGRRRRVAAELPAEGLRSIAARTAVLAACLGLATWYLNQNRGVGAMFALFLVLVLAVDVLLRRTRWGRSVRAVGSNPASARRAGFAVRRVYVSVFMACTALAALGGVLSAGRLAAANQGTGGSDVNLTAIAAAVIGGTSLFGGRGSAWSAVLGALVIHSISSGLTLLNLDASIRYIVTGVVLALAVTIDALSRRRVTAVP; translated from the coding sequence ATGAGCACGGGCACCTGGACGACCGCCGGCGTGGTCGGTCGCCGCCCCGTCGGCGCTCCCGTCGGACCCCCGCCGCTCGGGTGGCGGGACCGCGAGCCGGGCTCGCTGCCCGTCGTCGTGGGGCTGGTGGTCCTCGCCCTCGTGTTCCAGGCGTTCAACAGCAACTTCCTGTCGAGCGACAACCTCGTCAACCTCACGCTCCAGTCGGCGACGACGGGGGTGATCGCCCTCGGCGTCGTGCTGGTGCTGCTCGTGGGCCAGATCGACCTCTCGGTCGGCGCCGTCAGCGGCCTGGCGGCGGCGGTGGTCGCCGTCGGCTTCGTCCAGGCGGGGTGGCCGCTGTGGGTGGCGGTGCTCGTCGCGGTCGCACTCGGGGCCGCCGTCGGCGCGGGGTACGGCTGGCTCTTCACCCGGCTCGGCGTCCCCAGCTTCGTCATCACGCTCGCCGGCCTGCTCGTGTGCGTCGGCCTGCAGGTGCGCGTGCTCGGCACCACCGGCTCGATCAACCTGCCCTACGAGTCCTGGCTCGTGCGGTTCAGCCAGCAGACGTTCCTCGCGCCCGCGACGTCGTACGCGCTCGCGGCGCTCGTCGTCGCCGGGTACGCAGCCACGCTCCTGGTCGGACGCCGGCGCCGCGTGGCCGCCGAGCTGCCCGCGGAGGGCCTGCGGAGCATCGCCGCGCGCACGGCGGTGCTCGCGGCCTGCCTCGGCCTGGCCACCTGGTACCTCAACCAGAACCGGGGCGTCGGCGCGATGTTCGCCCTGTTCCTGGTCCTCGTGCTCGCGGTGGACGTGCTGCTGCGCCGGACCCGGTGGGGCCGCTCGGTGCGGGCCGTGGGGAGCAACCCCGCCTCGGCCCGCCGCGCCGGGTTCGCCGTGCGGCGCGTGTACGTGTCGGTCTTCATGGCGTGCACCGCGCTGGCGGCGCTCGGCGGCGTCCTGTCCGCGGGCCGGCTCGCGGCCGCGAACCAGGGGACCGGCGGGTCGGACGTCAACCTCACGGCCATCGCCGCCGCCGTGATCGGCGGCACGAGCCTGTTCGGCGGCCGGGGCAGCGCCTGGTCGGCGGTGCTCGGCGCCCTGGTCATCCACTCGATCTCGAGCGGGCTGACGCTGCTCAACCTGGACGCGTCGATCCGCTACATCGTGACCGGTGTGGTGCTGGCCCTGGCCGTGACGATCGACGCGCTCTCGCGCCGGCGGGTCACCGCCGTGCCGTGA
- the purU gene encoding formyltetrahydrofolate deformylase → MTSTSTSPDPAPPTAPTHWVLSLSCPDRPGIVAAVAGLLAAHGGNITESQQFGDPQTGLFFMRVQVEASAPEADLRAALTHLADEFAMTWRLDVAGRRMRTLVMVSTAAHCLHDLLFRQQSEGLPVDIVAVVSNHTDLADVAAFYGIGFHHVPVTRDTKAAAEARLLALVEELDVELVVLARYMQILSDDLCRTLSGRVINIHHSFLPSFKGARPYAQAHDRGVKLIGATAHYVTGDLDEGPIIEQDVERVDHSKRVEDLVALGQDVERRALARAVRWHAEHRVLLDGHRTIVFR, encoded by the coding sequence GTGACCAGCACCTCCACGTCGCCCGATCCGGCTCCGCCGACAGCCCCCACGCACTGGGTGCTCAGCCTGTCCTGCCCGGACCGGCCGGGCATCGTCGCGGCGGTCGCCGGGCTGCTCGCCGCCCACGGGGGCAACATCACCGAGTCCCAGCAGTTCGGTGACCCGCAGACGGGCCTGTTCTTCATGCGCGTGCAGGTCGAGGCGTCCGCCCCCGAGGCGGACCTGCGGGCCGCCCTGACGCACCTCGCCGACGAGTTCGCCATGACGTGGCGGCTGGACGTCGCGGGCCGCCGGATGCGCACGCTCGTCATGGTCTCCACGGCCGCGCACTGCCTGCACGACCTGCTGTTCCGCCAGCAGTCCGAGGGCCTCCCGGTCGACATCGTCGCGGTGGTCTCGAACCACACGGACCTGGCCGACGTGGCCGCCTTCTACGGCATCGGGTTCCACCACGTGCCGGTCACGCGCGACACCAAGGCCGCCGCCGAGGCGCGGCTGCTCGCGCTCGTCGAGGAGCTCGACGTCGAGCTCGTGGTCCTGGCCCGCTACATGCAGATCCTGTCCGACGACCTGTGCCGCACCCTGAGCGGGCGCGTCATCAACATCCACCACTCGTTCCTGCCCAGCTTCAAGGGCGCGCGCCCCTACGCGCAGGCGCACGACCGCGGCGTCAAGCTCATCGGCGCGACGGCGCACTACGTCACCGGCGACCTCGACGAGGGCCCGATCATCGAGCAGGACGTCGAGCGGGTCGACCACAGCAAGCGGGTCGAGGACCTCGTGGCGCTGGGCCAGGACGTCGAGCGCCGCGCCCTCGCGCGCGCGGTGCGGTGGCACGCCGAGCACCGCGTCCTGCTGGACGGGCACCGCACGATCGTCTTCCGCTGA
- a CDS encoding ROK family transcriptional regulator yields MANERVPPGSQTSLREANRARIVTAVQQQGAITQVELAGLTGLSAATISNIVKELAQAGVLSTAPTSRSGRRAQLVTLARNLGLLAGVHVAERSMRVALGDVTQRVLAEQRLPLPPEHRADEGLDRAAMLVEEMVDSLGAAPGEVLALGVGVPAPVDVRTGRVSGVGILRGWDGVDVPAVLSHRLGVPVRVDNDANLGALAEVRLGAARGRSHVAYLRVSHGVGLGLVLDGRVFHGRVGAAGELGHLVVDEGGAPCRCGNDGCLEGVVGSSAVVRRIPERHLTLRDLVVRAREGDEGCRAVVADVGRRLGAAMAGVCTLLDPEMIVVGGELAHAGEVLLGPLRREVEERALLSTAGPVEVVVATLGDQAEVRGALALAVDAAQLAAPVPMAVR; encoded by the coding sequence GTGGCCAACGAGCGGGTGCCGCCAGGCTCCCAGACCTCTCTGCGCGAGGCCAACCGCGCCCGCATCGTGACCGCAGTGCAGCAGCAGGGTGCCATCACGCAGGTCGAGCTCGCCGGCCTCACCGGCCTGTCCGCCGCGACGATCTCCAACATCGTCAAGGAGCTCGCCCAGGCCGGCGTCCTGAGCACCGCGCCGACGTCGCGCAGCGGCCGCCGCGCCCAGCTCGTCACCCTGGCCCGCAACCTCGGCCTGCTCGCCGGCGTGCACGTCGCGGAGCGCTCGATGCGCGTGGCGCTGGGCGACGTCACCCAGCGCGTGCTCGCCGAGCAGCGGCTGCCCCTGCCGCCCGAGCACCGTGCCGACGAGGGCCTCGACCGCGCCGCGATGCTGGTGGAGGAGATGGTCGACTCGCTCGGGGCCGCGCCGGGCGAGGTCCTGGCGCTCGGGGTGGGCGTCCCCGCGCCGGTCGACGTGCGTACCGGCCGCGTCTCGGGCGTGGGGATCCTGCGGGGCTGGGACGGCGTGGACGTCCCGGCCGTGCTCTCGCACCGCCTCGGCGTGCCGGTCCGCGTGGACAACGACGCCAACCTCGGCGCGCTCGCGGAGGTCCGGCTGGGTGCGGCACGCGGACGGTCCCACGTCGCCTACCTGCGCGTCTCGCACGGCGTGGGCCTCGGGCTCGTGCTCGACGGACGCGTCTTCCACGGCCGGGTCGGCGCGGCGGGCGAGCTCGGTCACCTCGTCGTCGACGAGGGCGGGGCGCCGTGCCGGTGCGGCAACGACGGCTGCCTGGAGGGCGTCGTCGGCTCGAGCGCCGTCGTGCGGCGCATCCCGGAGCGGCACCTGACCCTGCGGGACCTCGTGGTGCGCGCGCGCGAGGGCGACGAGGGCTGCCGGGCGGTGGTCGCGGACGTCGGGCGCCGGCTCGGCGCGGCGATGGCGGGCGTGTGCACGCTCCTGGACCCGGAGATGATCGTGGTGGGCGGCGAGCTCGCGCACGCGGGCGAGGTGCTGCTCGGCCCGCTGCGCCGCGAGGTCGAGGAGCGCGCCCTGCTCTCGACGGCCGGTCCCGTCGAGGTGGTGGTCGCGACGCTCGGCGACCAGGCCGAGGTCCGCGGGGCCCTCGCGCTCGCGGTCGACGCGGCCCAGCTCGCGGCGCCCGTGCCGATGGCGGTCCGGTGA
- a CDS encoding ABC transporter substrate-binding protein, with protein MRRSGTARLIAAAVAALLLAGCAAGGTVAAPEATSRVEVFTWWASGSEKRGLDAVVGVFAAQHPDVRLVDGAVAGGAGTAAKDLLRSRLAAQDPPDTFQAHAGAELADYAEGGRLEDLSDLYDELGLRDVLPPELVATLTVDGDIYAVPSNIHRANVVWANPDVLAAAGLDPDATYASIDEWVAALETVGRSGVTPLAVGTTWTQVHLLETVLLAGLGAEAYTGLWDGTTDWRGPEVTAALEDFRTLLSLTNPDRDQLDWPDATQRVIDGQAAFTVMGDWALPAFEGAGREVGTGVVHFPVPGTDGVFDFLADSFTLPVGARNPDGARAWLETVASREGQTAFSRAKGSIPARTDADPADFGPYQRSAMASFRESTVVGSLTHGAVALATFDAVAAAVRSFTTGATDVAGLQAALAAAASTR; from the coding sequence ATGCGCAGGTCAGGCACAGCGCGGCTGATCGCTGCCGCCGTCGCCGCCCTGCTCCTCGCGGGCTGCGCCGCCGGCGGCACCGTCGCGGCGCCGGAGGCGACCTCCCGCGTCGAGGTCTTCACGTGGTGGGCGAGCGGCTCCGAGAAGCGCGGCCTCGACGCCGTCGTGGGGGTCTTCGCCGCCCAGCACCCCGACGTGCGGCTCGTGGACGGCGCCGTGGCCGGAGGGGCGGGAACGGCGGCCAAGGACCTGCTGCGCTCGCGGCTCGCGGCCCAGGACCCGCCGGACACCTTCCAGGCGCACGCCGGCGCGGAGCTCGCCGACTACGCCGAGGGCGGGCGGCTCGAGGACCTCTCCGACCTCTACGACGAGCTCGGCCTGCGCGACGTGCTGCCGCCCGAGCTCGTGGCGACGCTCACGGTCGACGGCGACATCTACGCGGTGCCCTCGAACATCCACCGCGCGAACGTCGTGTGGGCGAACCCCGACGTGCTCGCCGCGGCGGGCCTCGACCCCGACGCGACGTACGCGTCGATCGACGAGTGGGTGGCGGCTCTCGAGACCGTCGGGCGCTCGGGCGTCACGCCGCTGGCCGTGGGCACGACGTGGACCCAGGTGCACCTGCTGGAGACCGTGCTCCTGGCGGGCCTGGGGGCCGAGGCCTACACCGGCCTGTGGGACGGCACGACCGACTGGCGCGGCCCCGAGGTCACGGCCGCCCTGGAGGACTTCCGCACCCTGCTGAGCCTCACGAACCCCGACCGGGACCAGCTCGACTGGCCCGACGCCACGCAGCGGGTGATCGACGGCCAGGCCGCCTTCACGGTCATGGGCGACTGGGCGCTGCCGGCGTTCGAGGGCGCGGGCCGGGAGGTCGGGACCGGCGTCGTCCACTTCCCCGTACCGGGGACCGACGGCGTCTTCGACTTCCTCGCCGACTCCTTCACCCTGCCCGTCGGGGCGCGGAACCCCGACGGCGCCCGGGCCTGGCTCGAGACCGTGGCGTCGCGCGAGGGGCAGACGGCCTTCAGCCGCGCGAAGGGCTCGATCCCGGCGCGCACGGACGCCGACCCGGCGGACTTCGGCCCCTACCAGCGCTCGGCGATGGCCTCGTTCCGGGAGAGCACCGTCGTCGGCTCGCTGACCCACGGCGCCGTCGCGCTCGCGACGTTCGACGCGGTCGCGGCCGCCGTGCGGTCCTTCACGACCGGCGCGACGGACGTCGCGGGACTCCAGGCGGCCCTCGCCGCCGCGGCGTCCACGCGCTGA
- a CDS encoding GntR family transcriptional regulator, producing MSTRVDTGPQARRSRREQVYESLRDELVSGRFSPWERLGEERLADLFGVSRTPVREALTRLLADGLLEKRGGGLYVYMPTFADLAALYELRITLELQGIRRAVQDPTVRHDRARLEAELARWHEMRDTPPAPTAGFVAVDERFHAVLLDSSGNHALTAALAQVNQKIRGVRMYDYLTTDRMRATVDEHVEIAEHVLAGRLTTALDALHAHVGSSRDVVVERAAHALAMARMGHLDGRDAR from the coding sequence ATGAGCACACGCGTGGATACGGGCCCCCAGGCCCGTCGCTCGCGCCGCGAGCAGGTGTACGAGTCGCTGCGGGACGAGCTCGTCAGCGGACGCTTCTCGCCCTGGGAGCGCCTGGGCGAGGAGCGGCTCGCCGACCTGTTCGGGGTGTCGCGGACGCCGGTCCGCGAGGCGCTGACCCGGCTCCTCGCCGACGGCCTCCTCGAGAAGCGCGGCGGCGGGCTGTACGTCTACATGCCGACGTTCGCCGACCTCGCCGCGCTCTACGAGCTGCGGATCACCCTCGAGCTGCAGGGCATCCGCCGCGCGGTGCAGGACCCCACGGTCCGGCACGACCGCGCCCGCCTGGAGGCCGAGCTCGCCCGCTGGCACGAGATGCGCGACACGCCCCCGGCGCCCACCGCCGGCTTCGTGGCGGTCGACGAGCGCTTCCACGCCGTGCTGCTGGACAGCTCCGGCAACCACGCCCTGACCGCGGCGCTCGCCCAGGTCAACCAGAAGATCAGGGGAGTACGGATGTACGACTACCTCACCACCGACCGCATGCGGGCGACCGTCGACGAGCACGTCGAGATCGCCGAGCACGTCCTGGCCGGGCGGCTGACCACGGCGCTCGACGCCCTGCACGCGCACGTCGGCTCCTCGCGCGACGTCGTCGTGGAGCGGGCGGCGCACGCGCTCGCCATGGCACGGATGGGCCACCTCGACGGACGGGACGCCCGGTGA
- a CDS encoding PadR family transcriptional regulator codes for MDEVRWPGEWLRGVLSLCVLAVVAEGETYGYAVAQRLQAAGLGAIKGGTLYPVLTRLEEDGLVTCAWREGDAGPGRKYFAVTDAGRAELARRVADWTTFTQRAVGLLDPEGARR; via the coding sequence ATGGACGAGGTGCGCTGGCCCGGGGAGTGGCTGCGGGGCGTGCTGTCGCTCTGCGTCCTCGCCGTCGTCGCGGAGGGCGAGACCTACGGGTACGCCGTCGCCCAGCGCCTGCAGGCCGCCGGTCTCGGCGCGATCAAGGGCGGCACGCTGTATCCCGTCCTGACCCGGCTCGAGGAGGACGGCCTCGTCACCTGCGCGTGGCGCGAGGGCGACGCCGGCCCCGGGCGCAAGTACTTCGCCGTCACCGACGCCGGGCGGGCCGAGCTCGCCCGTCGCGTCGCCGACTGGACCACCTTCACCCAGCGGGCCGTGGGCCTGCTCGACCCCGAGGGAGCGCGACGATGA
- a CDS encoding GNAT family N-acetyltransferase, translating into MSEPEVRIDVVGDEAAGELLTVRRAAFVSEAQLYGDPNIPPLTQTLDELRADLADPSVVTLGAWLGHRLVGSIRIGQEGTKATLGRLAVVPDMQGKGIGTALLLAVPERLPADTSELWVFTGQDSVQNLQMYTKHGYEHQYDQAAGDLTYAYLRKILGDDAEAVAD; encoded by the coding sequence ATGAGCGAGCCCGAGGTGAGGATCGACGTCGTCGGCGACGAGGCGGCAGGTGAGCTGCTGACCGTGCGGCGTGCCGCCTTCGTCAGCGAGGCGCAGCTGTACGGGGACCCGAACATCCCGCCCCTGACGCAGACGCTCGACGAGCTCCGCGCCGACCTCGCCGACCCGTCGGTGGTGACCCTCGGTGCGTGGCTCGGCCACCGCCTCGTCGGGTCCATCCGCATCGGCCAGGAAGGGACCAAGGCGACGCTCGGCCGGCTCGCCGTCGTGCCCGACATGCAGGGCAAGGGCATCGGGACGGCCCTGCTCCTCGCCGTGCCGGAGCGCCTGCCGGCGGACACCTCCGAGCTCTGGGTCTTCACCGGCCAGGACTCGGTCCAGAACCTGCAGATGTACACGAAGCACGGCTACGAGCACCAGTACGACCAGGCGGCGGGGGACCTCACGTACGCCTACCTGCGCAAGATCCTGGGCGACGACGCGGAGGCGGTCGCCGACTGA
- a CDS encoding ATP-binding cassette domain-containing protein, whose amino-acid sequence MSAVAEHRAGRAPGADGPVISLRGVSHSFGAVRALVDVDLDLHAHEVVAVVGDNGAGKSTLVNVLSGVLVPDAGEVVVEGRETHLRSPGVARQLGIATVFQDLALCEDLDVVENLFLGQEIRRGPLLDEVAMEREAYRLLALLAARVPSVRAPVRDLSGGQRQAVAIARALLGEPRVLVLDEPTAALGVTQTAEVLTLVERVRERGYGVVLVSHSMADVQAVADRIVVLRRGRLNGDFDADRTSYEEIIAAITGASPVRRRRRQEDV is encoded by the coding sequence GTGAGCGCCGTCGCGGAGCACCGCGCGGGTCGCGCACCCGGCGCGGACGGCCCGGTGATCTCGCTGCGGGGCGTCTCGCACAGCTTCGGCGCGGTGCGGGCCCTGGTGGACGTGGACCTGGACCTGCACGCGCACGAGGTCGTCGCGGTCGTCGGCGACAACGGCGCCGGCAAGTCGACCCTGGTCAACGTCCTGTCCGGCGTGCTCGTGCCGGACGCCGGCGAGGTCGTCGTCGAAGGGCGCGAGACCCACCTGCGCTCCCCGGGCGTGGCGCGCCAGCTGGGCATCGCGACCGTGTTCCAGGACCTGGCGCTCTGCGAGGACCTCGACGTCGTCGAGAACCTCTTCCTCGGCCAGGAGATCCGCCGCGGGCCCCTGCTCGACGAGGTCGCGATGGAGCGCGAGGCGTACCGCCTGCTCGCGCTGCTCGCGGCGCGTGTGCCCTCGGTGCGCGCGCCCGTGCGTGACCTGTCGGGCGGGCAGCGCCAGGCGGTCGCCATCGCGCGTGCCCTGCTGGGCGAGCCGCGTGTGCTCGTGCTCGACGAGCCGACGGCGGCGCTCGGCGTCACGCAGACGGCCGAGGTGCTCACGCTCGTCGAGCGCGTGCGCGAGCGCGGGTACGGCGTCGTGCTCGTCAGCCACAGCATGGCCGACGTGCAGGCCGTCGCGGACCGCATCGTCGTGCTGCGCCGGGGGCGCCTCAACGGCGACTTCGACGCGGACCGCACGAGCTACGAGGAGATCATCGCGGCGATCACGGGCGCGAGCCCCGTCCGGCGTCGTCGGCGGCAGGAGGACGTATGA
- a CDS encoding substrate-binding domain-containing protein, translating to MRRVARCVGLVVAALALAAGCTVQPGAPPSSDAPGATIALLLPESKTSRYEGIDRPVFEQVVAERCADCDVLYANAGQDAARQQQQAESALTQGADVLVLGAVDAAAAQSIVVAAADRGVAVVAYDRFVAGAPVDYFVAYDAARVGQLQGEALVAAVGPTAPGEGVLLVHGASTDPNAAGLKAGLAAALEGSGLTVLAEYDTPDWSPDKAQEWVQGQLTQYAGRVVGVYAANDGTAGGAISAMRAAGMDPVPPVTGQDAELAAVQRIVAGDQHMTVFKAISQQARTAAELAVRLARGETPQATVQVGGVPSILLAPVAVTRDQVADVVVGGGVHSTEEICVEPYTDDCRALGLLDAGAGS from the coding sequence GTGAGGCGCGTCGCCCGGTGCGTCGGGCTGGTCGTGGCCGCCCTGGCCCTCGCCGCCGGCTGCACGGTGCAGCCGGGCGCCCCGCCGTCGTCCGACGCACCGGGCGCCACGATCGCCCTCCTGCTCCCGGAGTCGAAGACCTCGCGCTACGAGGGCATCGACCGGCCGGTGTTCGAGCAGGTGGTGGCCGAGCGCTGCGCCGACTGCGACGTGCTCTACGCCAACGCCGGGCAGGACGCCGCGCGCCAGCAGCAGCAGGCCGAGTCGGCGCTCACCCAGGGAGCGGACGTCCTCGTGCTCGGCGCGGTCGACGCGGCCGCCGCGCAGAGCATCGTGGTGGCGGCCGCCGACCGTGGCGTCGCGGTCGTCGCGTACGACCGGTTCGTCGCCGGCGCCCCGGTCGACTACTTCGTGGCGTACGACGCCGCCCGCGTCGGGCAGCTCCAGGGCGAGGCGCTCGTGGCGGCCGTCGGGCCGACGGCTCCCGGCGAGGGCGTGCTGCTCGTCCACGGGGCGTCGACCGACCCGAACGCCGCCGGCCTCAAGGCCGGGCTCGCCGCGGCGCTCGAGGGCTCGGGACTGACAGTGCTGGCCGAGTACGACACGCCCGACTGGAGCCCGGACAAGGCCCAGGAGTGGGTCCAGGGCCAGCTGACCCAGTACGCCGGCCGCGTCGTGGGCGTCTACGCCGCGAACGACGGCACGGCGGGCGGCGCGATCTCGGCGATGCGTGCCGCGGGGATGGACCCCGTCCCGCCCGTCACGGGCCAGGACGCCGAGCTCGCCGCGGTCCAGCGCATCGTGGCCGGTGACCAGCACATGACCGTCTTCAAGGCCATCAGCCAGCAGGCGCGCACCGCCGCCGAGCTGGCGGTGCGGCTGGCCCGCGGCGAGACGCCGCAGGCGACCGTCCAGGTCGGCGGCGTGCCGTCGATCCTCCTGGCTCCCGTGGCCGTGACCCGGGACCAGGTGGCCGACGTCGTCGTGGGCGGCGGCGTGCACAGCACGGAGGAGATCTGCGTGGAGCCGTACACGGACGACTGCCGGGCCCTCGGGCTGCTGGACGCGGGGGCGGGCTCGTGA